DNA sequence from the Malus domestica chromosome 11, GDT2T_hap1 genome:
GAGCTGATTGCTGTTAATAAATGTCATAATGGTCAATATTTTTTGCGCTGCATCTTTTACATTCTTAATTGCTGATTTCTTTCAGATTTTGTTGTCCACTTTGGTTCTTTATGTCAAAAAACACCTAATTAGGTTCGATGGCCTTTTCGGCAATACAGATATAGGTTTGACGGGGACAAAGCTTGGCTGTGGTGAAGGTGGTTGTGGTGCTTGCACTGTTATGGTTTCGCATTACGACAAAGAACTGAAGAAAAGTTTGTGAGTCTCCCTTTCTCTTAAATATACATTCGCTCACATACATTCGGATCAAACTGaaaatattttgtttattttcttttgtaaaatCATTTTGCAGCCACTATGCTGTCAACGCATGCTTGGCTTCTTTGTATTCTGTAGAAGGGATGCATGTAATTACTGTGGAAGGACTAGGGAGCCACAAGCAGGGCTTGCACCCAATTCAAGTAATATATGCTTCCTTTCTTTTTGCTCCCTGTATCCGTTATTACTTTTAAGTTAATCGGAATGATACTGCATACATTACCTAGTTTAGCCGGTAGGATCTCTTGTTTCATACATGAGGCATGAGTTGTTTAGGTAAAGAGAGGCTATCTCTTACTGTGTACCATGGATCTGCAATGTGAAATCAAGGGGACCCTTGAGGAACACCTGAGGCATTCCTCTGTTTAGTTAAATTGCGAAGAGGATTAAGCCTCGTGGGCACATGATTTGTTTCACCAAGGTCAAACAACGACATTTGAGCTGGGGTTTTGATTTCGAttctttattattttgtagAAAATCAAATTCCTAGCTGCTGCTAAGTCTAGATCCCTCCAGGTCACTCTAAAACCTAATAAACGCCCAGCCCTTAACACTCAACCCCCATAGATGGGATGCTCAGTAGCTCGAAGGTGCATCCCGCAACCGAGTTGCTGTAAGGATACATTCCCCTGTTGGCCTGCATTTGTAAGTTCTGCcatttatttcttcttccattCCCCTGCATGGTGGACTTTGTTTTGGTGAACTAAGTTCTGCCATTTATTTCTTCATCCATTCCCCTGCATGGTGGACTTTTTTTCGGTGAACGACTCCGAAGTACTCTTGCTGGGGATTATTTCAGTATTCAGCCATGGATAGGAAGTTGGAAGCATGCAAAAGAAATTGGAGGGAGAAAAAGGAAACTTAAGGTACATATTTTGTAATCCCCAATTGGGTGAGGGCATTTGTGGGCTTACATCACTTAGCATATTCTGTAATCAACAATTCATGGAAGGTGTTTGTAGGCTTAAAAATCACTTTGGTCGCACTCACGATCGTGTACAGTCTcacaaaagttgtaaagttgGAGTCCCATACAGTTTTGAAACTTTGATAGAAGTAGAACAGAAAAAATACAGACACTCAGCGTAAGCAGTATCAAAATGTGCTTTAAGAATTCCTAGCTGTAATTTTGTTGCATAAGATAGGAATTCATCTTGTATACTAATATATACCACTAGATCGATAAGTTGATTGGCCATTTCATGCTCCAGATTTTTTTCTGATTTAGTCACTCTTTCTCGGGCGAAAGAGATGATATCTCAATCGTGGAAACATGATATGTTTTATCCGACAACTGTGTTATACTGAATTGCATTTCTTGAGATTGGGGAGGATCCTGGGCGGAGGAGTCTGGAATATGGAACCTCCATTAAAGTACGTAACCTGCCTAATTGAGATTCTAACCTATGCCTATTTTCTTTCATGTTATTTAGGAATCATTGGCACGATCTCATGGTTCACAATGTGGATTTTGCACCCCTGGTTTTATTATGTCCATCTATGCCTTGTTAAGGTCAAGTCAGAAACCACCTAATGAGGAGCAGATTGAAGAATGTCTTGCAGGAAATTTGTGTAGATGCACAGGTTACAGGCCAATTGTTGATGCTTTTCGTGTCTTTGCCAAAACAAATGATACACCATACATTAATACATCTTCACTAAGCTCCGAAGGAGGTGAGTTTGTGTGCCCTTCGACTGGAAAGCCCTGTTCGTGTGGATTGAAAAGTGAAAGTTCATGCACCACTCATGAAAGTGGTACTCATGGTGAGAGGTATGCACCTGTCTCGTACAGTGAAATTGATGGAAGCACATACACAGACAAGGAGTTTATTTTTCCTCCTGAGCTATTGTTGAGAAAATCGACTTATTTGAGTTTGACCGGTTTTGGTGGATTAAGGTGGTTCCGACCGTTGAGGCTTAAACAAGTGCTAGGATTGAAGGAAAAATACCCTGATGCAAAATTATTGGTAGGCAATACTGAGGtgggaattgaaatgaggttgaaaaatattcaatatAAGGTTTTGATTTTCGTCACGAATGTACCTGAACTCAGTAAATTGACTGTGAAGGATGATGGCATAGAGATAGGTTCAGCAGTAAGACTTTCTGAACTACTTAAAGTTCTAAGAACGGTCATAACAGAACGTGCAGCTCATGAAACTTCTGCTTGTAAGGCCTTCGTTGAACAATTAAAATGGTTTGCTGGGGTGCAAATAAGAAATGTTGCATCTGTGGGTGGAAATATCTGTACAGCCAGTCCAATATCAGACTTGAACCCTCTTTGGATGGCCTCTAGAGCGAAATTTCAGATTATTGATTGCAAAGGGAATATTAGAACGACACTGGCAGAAAACTTTTTCTTGGGTTACCGAAAGGTGGATCTGGCCAGTGGTGAAATTTTACTCTCTGTATTTTTACCTTGGACTAGGTCCTTCGAGTATGTGAAAGAGTATAAGCAAGCTCACAGAAGGGACGATGATATTGCAATTGTGAATGCTGGGATTCGTGTTCATCTTGAGTACAGAGGTGGCTGGGTTGTGTCTGATGCATCCATTGCTTATGGTGGAGTTGCTCCACTCTCTCTTTCtgcaaaaagaacaaaaaaatttctcattggGAAGAGTTGGAACCAGGAGATGTTGCAGGGTGCCTTGAAAATCCTGCAAGAAGATGTATTGCTCAAGGATGATGCTCCTGGTGGAATGGTGGAGTTTCGTAGATCATTGAGTGTtagctttttcttcaaattttttctTTGGGTTTCTCATCAAATGGAAGGGAAGCAATGCATTAAAGAGAGTGTACCATTATCTCATCTTTCTGCTGTACAATCATTTCACCGGCCACCTGTTATAGGATCTCAAGATTATGAAGTCATAAAACGTGGGACAGCTGTTGGGTCTCCCGAGGTTCATTTATCAGCAAGACTTCAGGTATATTCTTGGATATACTGGCaaactgttttttattttttttgatatACCAATTATTCAAATTTGTATTGTTTTGGGCCTATACTACCAAAGTTTGTAATTAACATTTGAGAGTTGGACAGCGCAATTATTTTATGTATTGCTAATGTGAAATTAAATGGCATGAAGGTCCTTTTTATTTGGAAATCGGTGTAAATTTGTGGACGGTACATGAAATTTTTCTCGTAGAGAGTAGCAGTAGGGTGTTGGTATTGATACGATAATTTCTACCAGGTTACAGGAGAGGCGGAATATGCCGATGACACACCATTGCCTCCTAATTGTTTACACGCTGCTTTAATACTCAGCAGAAAGCCTCACGCTCGTATACGTTCAATCGATGATTCTGGAGCAAAGTTATCACCTGGGTTTGCAGGCATATATTTAGCAAAGAACGTTCCAGCTGATAATAACATTGGACCAGTTGTTGAAGACGAGGAACTATTTGCTTCAGAATTTGTCACTTGTGTAGGTCAGGTATGATGgttaaaatctctctctctctctctctctctctcctctgcaTGAATCCAAGGCTATGTAGGATTTTTCCTTGCGACATTTGGTGTTATGCTACCCTGCTATCCTCCTTTAGGAATTTATCCTTGGTGTTATTCAACATTTTATGCAGGTTATAGGAGTGGTAGTTGCTGATAAACATGAGAATGCAAAACTAGCAGTGAGGAAGGTTCATGTTGAGTATGAAGAGCTACCAACCATCTTATCAATACAGGATGCCATCAATGCCAAAAGTTTCCATCCTAATACGGAGAGGTGTTTTAGGAAAGGGGATGTGGATATTTGCTTTCAATCAAGTCAATGTGACCATGTAATAGAGGGGGAAGTTCGAGTTGGCGGACAGGAACACTTCTATTTGGAGCCAAATAGCAGTGTGGTATGGACAGTGGATGGTGGCAATGAAGTTCATATGATCTCATCCACTCAGGTATGTTAGAAACCCCCTGAAAGAATTGCTTCTTCAACCAATTTAGATATGACGGAAGTGGGAGTCTTGAGTTGTACCTTTTTCCTCTTTTGATAAAGTTTTATTTCTTATGAAAAAGAGGACATCCTGTTTTACTCAAAGGCGCTTTTAAAAGCGCTTGATCCTCATATTGACAAAGCATAGCTCAACATTTCTCATCTTCCATTGAATACTGCAAAGCGTCAAGTGAATGGGTCAATTACATTAGCCACATGTTTGACATCCTTGCCCCACTTGGGTAAGTATGTGATGCTCCCAGCTGGGCTATTAATTCAGAATTACAGCAGAATAGCTCCCTAAAACCCAGTGCCCTATCTGCTGTCACCTTACCCTCACGCCTGCTGGTTGGCCTATGGTGCCATCACCTTGCCTATATCTTCGCAAATCTTCCACTCTATCCTTGATATCGTTGACGTAGCCACTTTTGGGTTCCAAAGTTAACCTGCAAGCCCAATTCTTTCCCAAATCGATCCACCCTTCCCATCTCTAGCCAAGCAGCTAGAGCGTCCCTTTCTTCATGAGGAGGTGCTCAAGAACATAGTTGACTAGTGGAAATTGACCTCTTCTTGATACAACcatatttattttctaaactAGCACACATGTGCATTGAAGTTATAGTACCGCTGATCCCATTCAACCTTTTGGATGATGCCTTGGAGATGATTTGAGTTGCCACATTGCATAGACTAATTAGCCATCATGTTCTTCGGGTCTAAGACTAATGCTAGTGTGATTCAGTTTTTAAGTTGAATACCGTGGTGGAATAACCTTACACTTAGCCACCTTAACTACCTCCCAAAACTCTTGAAAGATTTGCTGGACCTTTCTATTTTCCCAGTTTCTTTGGTAGCGTTTTAATGCTCCATACTTAGCTTTCTAGTCGCTTCTTTTAATATTGGTGCATAGACACAttacctctctctccctcccccctTTCTTCAATTACTATTGTTCCTAAGTACTGGTTCTATGTATTACAAGTATTTATGTGATGATTGGAAAAAGTTTGTTAGGGACTGGTGTCAATTGAATGTCTATGACTTTATTTTagtacttaattttttttagtgcaATGTAAAATGAAATCATCAATCTGCAGGCCCCTCAGAAGCACCAGAAATACATTTCTCATGTTCTTGGTCTTCCAATGTCGAAAGTCGTTTGTAAAACTAAGCGCATTGGTGGTGGTTTTGGCGGCAAGGAGACTAGGTCAGCTTTTATTGCTGCTGCAGCCGCTGTTCCAGCATATCTGTTAAATCGTCCAGTTAAAATTACATTAGGCCGTGATACAGATATGATGATAACTGGACAACGCCATAGCTTTCTCGGAAAGTACAAGGTTTACTTCTGTTACTGTAATTGTATTTTCTGTTGGATCACCACATTTATGTCCTGCTCATAGGTTTTACAATCTGATGTTAGCAGTACCTCTTTTTCGTTTGTTCAAATCGTTggttcctttttcttttgtcaaataAGTGAGAACGGACAAGCACTGctatataaaagaaattaagaaaagaCTATTCATGCCACAAAATACACAGTGGGACTTTAGTATCAAGCAGTAACAATTTGGCCCCTTCTATGGTTCATTTACCATGTACAAAATTCTATTACCTGATTTAACTTCGATTAGGCGAAGAGAAATATGAAAGACTCCTTTAATTCAAGGGgaaaaaatggagaagaagagggagaaggtttaggtttagggtttaggtcaatTATGCTATTATTGTTTAGTtggatttcatttttttccttgtTGAAGTTACATTACATGTGATGGAATGAAAGAAAAGTATTGATTTCATTTATGCTTTTACACAGGTTGGATTTACAAATGAGGGCAAGGTGTTGGCACTGGATCTTGAAATCTACAATAATGCTGGAAATTCGCTAGATTTGTCTCTTCCCGTACTTGAACGTGCTATGTTTCACTCGGATAACGTCTATGAGATTCCAAATGTGAGGATTGTAGGAAGGGTTTGCTTCACTAACATTCCAAGTAACACTGCTTTTCGAGGATTTGGTGGTCCTCAAGGTATGATTATTGCGGAAAATTGGATTCAGAGGGTTGCTGCAGAACTCAAAAAAAGCCCAGAAGAGATAAAAGTACGTTAAGAAATTTTATTATGTTGTATTCCTTATGTTGCACTTGCACCTTCAGTTCATAAGCACCACATTCCTCTTAATCTGAGCTtgttatataaatttgtttcaggAAATTAATTTTCAAGGTGAAGGATCAATATTGCATTATGGTCAACAACTTAAACACTGCACATTGGGTCCGCTCTGGAATCAACTGAAGTCATCTTGTGAATTTTCAAAGGCTCGCTATGAAGTTGACCAATTTAATATTCAAAATCGGTGGCGGAAGCGTGGTATTGCCATGGTTCCAACAAAATTTGGCATAGCCTTTACGTTAAAGCTTATGAACCAGGTAAGTTTTCATAAACCAtgttttttttgctataaaacTGTTAGAAAAATAGAGGTTGGACAAAAGGATTTTTtactaccttttttttttag
Encoded proteins:
- the LOC103440363 gene encoding xanthine dehydrogenase 1-like isoform X1 is translated as MGSLKKEEEDLEQSGEDSKEAILYVNGVRRVLPDGLAHLTLLEYLRDIGLTGTKLGCGEGGCGACTVMVSHYDKELKKSFHYAVNACLASLYSVEGMHVITVEGLGSHKQGLHPIQESLARSHGSQCGFCTPGFIMSIYALLRSSQKPPNEEQIEECLAGNLCRCTGYRPIVDAFRVFAKTNDTPYINTSSLSSEGGEFVCPSTGKPCSCGLKSESSCTTHESGTHGERYAPVSYSEIDGSTYTDKEFIFPPELLLRKSTYLSLTGFGGLRWFRPLRLKQVLGLKEKYPDAKLLVGNTEVGIEMRLKNIQYKVLIFVTNVPELSKLTVKDDGIEIGSAVRLSELLKVLRTVITERAAHETSACKAFVEQLKWFAGVQIRNVASVGGNICTASPISDLNPLWMASRAKFQIIDCKGNIRTTLAENFFLGYRKVDLASGEILLSVFLPWTRSFEYVKEYKQAHRRDDDIAIVNAGIRVHLEYRGGWVVSDASIAYGGVAPLSLSAKRTKKFLIGKSWNQEMLQGALKILQEDVLLKDDAPGGMVEFRRSLSVSFFFKFFLWVSHQMEGKQCIKESVPLSHLSAVQSFHRPPVIGSQDYEVIKRGTAVGSPEVHLSARLQVTGEAEYADDTPLPPNCLHAALILSRKPHARIRSIDDSGAKLSPGFAGIYLAKNVPADNNIGPVVEDEELFASEFVTCVGQVIGVVVADKHENAKLAVRKVHVEYEELPTILSIQDAINAKSFHPNTERCFRKGDVDICFQSSQCDHVIEGEVRVGGQEHFYLEPNSSVVWTVDGGNEVHMISSTQAPQKHQKYISHVLGLPMSKVVCKTKRIGGGFGGKETRSAFIAAAAAVPAYLLNRPVKITLGRDTDMMITGQRHSFLGKYKVGFTNEGKVLALDLEIYNNAGNSLDLSLPVLERAMFHSDNVYEIPNVRIVGRVCFTNIPSNTAFRGFGGPQGMIIAENWIQRVAAELKKSPEEIKEINFQGEGSILHYGQQLKHCTLGPLWNQLKSSCEFSKARYEVDQFNIQNRWRKRGIAMVPTKFGIAFTLKLMNQAGALVHVYTDGTVLVTHGGVEMGQGLHTKVAQVAASAFNIPLSSVFISETSTDKVPNASPTAASASSDMYGAAVLDACENIKARMKPIASQQNFSSFAELASACYVERIDLSAHGFYITPEIDFDWTTGKGNPFNYFTYGAAFAEVEIDTLTGDFHTRAANIFLDLGYSLNPAIDVGQIEGAFVQGLGWVALEELKWGDPAHKWISPGCLYTSGPGSYKIPSINDVPFKFSISLLKGHPNVKAIHSSKAVGEPPFFLASAVFFAIKDAIIAARAEVGSNEWFPLDNPATPERIRMACLDEMIEPFVSTDFRAKLSV
- the LOC103440363 gene encoding xanthine dehydrogenase 1-like isoform X2; translated protein: MGSLKKEEEDLEQSGEDSKEAILYVNGVRRVLPDGLAHLTLLEYLRDIGLTGTKLGCGEGGCGACTVMVSHYDKELKKSFHYAVNACLASLYSVEGMHVITVEGLGSHKQGLHPIQESLARSHGSQCGFCTPGFIMSIYALLRSSQKPPNEEQIEECLAGNLCRCTGYRPIVDAFRVFAKTNDTPYINTSSLSSEGGEFVCPSTGKPCSCGLKSESSCTTHESGTHGERYAPVSYSEIDGSTYTDKEFIFPPELLLRKSTYLSLTGFGGLRWFRPLRLKQVLGLKEKYPDAKLLVGNTEVGIEMRLKNIQYKVLIFVTNVPELSKLTVKDDGIEIGSAVRLSELLKVLRTVITERAAHETSACKAFVEQLKWFAGVQIRNVASVGGNICTASPISDLNPLWMASRAKFQIIDCKGNIRTTLAENFFLGYRKVDLASGEILLSVFLPWTRSFEYVKEYKQAHRRDDDIAIVNAGIRVHLEYRGGWVVSDASIAYGGVAPLSLSAKRTKKFLIGKSWNQEMLQGALKILQEDVLLKDDAPGGMVEFRRSLSVSFFFKFFLWVSHQMEGKQCIKESVPLSHLSAVQSFHRPPVIGSQDYEVIKRGTAVGSPEVHLSARLQVTGEAEYADDTPLPPNCLHAALILSRKPHARIRSIDDSGAKLSPGFAGIYLAKNVPADNNIGPVVEDEELFASEFVTCVGQVIGVVVADKHENAKLAVRKVHVEYEELPTILSIQDAINAKSFHPNTERCFRKGDVDICFQSSQCDHVIEGEVRVGGQEHFYLEPNSSVVWTVDGGNEVHMISSTQAPQKHQKYISHVLGLPMSKVVCKTKRIGGGFGGKETRSAFIAAAAAVPAYLLNRPVKITLGRDTDMMITGQRHSFLGKYKVGFTNEGKVLALDLEIYNNAGNSLDLSLPVLERAMFHSDNVYEIPNVRIVGRVCFTNIPSNTAFRGFGGPQGMIIAENWIQRVAAELKKSPEEIKEINFQGEGSILHYGQQLKHCTLGPLWNQLKSSCEFSKARYEVDQFNIQNRWRKRGIAMVPTKFGIAFTLKLMNQAGALVHVYTDGTVLVTHGGVEMGQGLHTKVAQVAASAFNIPLSSVFISETSTDKLASACYVERIDLSAHGFYITPEIDFDWTTGKGNPFNYFTYGAAFAEVEIDTLTGDFHTRAANIFLDLGYSLNPAIDVGQIEGAFVQGLGWVALEELKWGDPAHKWISPGCLYTSGPGSYKIPSINDVPFKFSISLLKGHPNVKAIHSSKAVGEPPFFLASAVFFAIKDAIIAARAEVGSNEWFPLDNPATPERIRMACLDEMIEPFVSTDFRAKLSV
- the LOC103440363 gene encoding xanthine dehydrogenase 1-like isoform X3 yields the protein MSIYALLRSSQKPPNEEQIEECLAGNLCRCTGYRPIVDAFRVFAKTNDTPYINTSSLSSEGGEFVCPSTGKPCSCGLKSESSCTTHESGTHGERYAPVSYSEIDGSTYTDKEFIFPPELLLRKSTYLSLTGFGGLRWFRPLRLKQVLGLKEKYPDAKLLVGNTEVGIEMRLKNIQYKVLIFVTNVPELSKLTVKDDGIEIGSAVRLSELLKVLRTVITERAAHETSACKAFVEQLKWFAGVQIRNVASVGGNICTASPISDLNPLWMASRAKFQIIDCKGNIRTTLAENFFLGYRKVDLASGEILLSVFLPWTRSFEYVKEYKQAHRRDDDIAIVNAGIRVHLEYRGGWVVSDASIAYGGVAPLSLSAKRTKKFLIGKSWNQEMLQGALKILQEDVLLKDDAPGGMVEFRRSLSVSFFFKFFLWVSHQMEGKQCIKESVPLSHLSAVQSFHRPPVIGSQDYEVIKRGTAVGSPEVHLSARLQVTGEAEYADDTPLPPNCLHAALILSRKPHARIRSIDDSGAKLSPGFAGIYLAKNVPADNNIGPVVEDEELFASEFVTCVGQVIGVVVADKHENAKLAVRKVHVEYEELPTILSIQDAINAKSFHPNTERCFRKGDVDICFQSSQCDHVIEGEVRVGGQEHFYLEPNSSVVWTVDGGNEVHMISSTQAPQKHQKYISHVLGLPMSKVVCKTKRIGGGFGGKETRSAFIAAAAAVPAYLLNRPVKITLGRDTDMMITGQRHSFLGKYKVGFTNEGKVLALDLEIYNNAGNSLDLSLPVLERAMFHSDNVYEIPNVRIVGRVCFTNIPSNTAFRGFGGPQGMIIAENWIQRVAAELKKSPEEIKEINFQGEGSILHYGQQLKHCTLGPLWNQLKSSCEFSKARYEVDQFNIQNRWRKRGIAMVPTKFGIAFTLKLMNQAGALVHVYTDGTVLVTHGGVEMGQGLHTKVAQVAASAFNIPLSSVFISETSTDKVPNASPTAASASSDMYGAAVLDACENIKARMKPIASQQNFSSFAELASACYVERIDLSAHGFYITPEIDFDWTTGKGNPFNYFTYGAAFAEVEIDTLTGDFHTRAANIFLDLGYSLNPAIDVGQIEGAFVQGLGWVALEELKWGDPAHKWISPGCLYTSGPGSYKIPSINDVPFKFSISLLKGHPNVKAIHSSKAVGEPPFFLASAVFFAIKDAIIAARAEVGSNEWFPLDNPATPERIRMACLDEMIEPFVSTDFRAKLSV